From the Prosthecobacter dejongeii genome, one window contains:
- a CDS encoding DUF1501 domain-containing protein: MTADFPPAFSRRRFLGGAGVGLSSVAFSHLLGSESLSVQRSHFPAKAKRVIWLFMHGGPSHVDLLDPKPELIKHAGKPLPESFGAVETRRKVAHNPLLGPVKPFRPRGQSGIEISDFLPHMAELADEMCVIRSCHGDSVNHPQSVYQMNTGSILMGKPSLGSWVAYGLGSENQNMPSFVVMPDPGGGLKGGPPAWGNGFLPATYQGTTMRPGANPILHLQSASERSPARQRATLDLVNQFNAMHQAQRGADSHLEARIRAYELAFRMQSAAPDAVDISEESAATQTLYGLDDPTTREFGTRCLLARRMIERGVRFVQLYSGDTNGWDAHEDVLKNHTEYCARTDKPVAGLIRDLKQRGLLEDTLVIWGGEFGRMPMSEKGVGRDHNPWGYSTVFFGAGVKHGHVHGATDDVGLRAVQDKVHVHDLHATILHLLGMDHESLTYRHNGRDERLTDVAGHVVKGILT, encoded by the coding sequence ATGACTGCCGACTTTCCACCTGCCTTCTCCCGACGCCGATTTCTCGGCGGAGCAGGCGTGGGGCTGTCCAGTGTGGCCTTTTCGCATTTGTTGGGTTCGGAGTCGTTGTCCGTTCAGCGCTCGCACTTTCCGGCGAAGGCGAAACGGGTGATCTGGCTCTTCATGCATGGCGGGCCTAGCCATGTGGACTTGCTGGACCCAAAGCCAGAACTCATCAAACACGCAGGAAAACCTTTGCCCGAAAGTTTCGGCGCCGTGGAGACAAGGCGCAAGGTCGCGCACAACCCCTTGTTAGGCCCCGTGAAACCCTTCCGCCCCCGAGGGCAGAGCGGGATCGAGATCAGCGACTTCCTCCCCCACATGGCAGAGTTGGCGGATGAGATGTGCGTGATCCGCAGTTGCCATGGCGACAGTGTCAATCACCCGCAGTCGGTCTATCAGATGAACACAGGGTCTATCCTCATGGGCAAACCTAGCCTGGGAAGCTGGGTGGCGTATGGACTGGGATCGGAAAATCAAAACATGCCCTCCTTTGTCGTGATGCCGGACCCTGGCGGCGGTCTCAAAGGTGGCCCTCCGGCCTGGGGCAATGGCTTCCTGCCTGCCACTTATCAAGGCACCACGATGAGACCGGGTGCGAACCCCATCTTGCATTTACAATCAGCCTCCGAGCGCTCGCCAGCGAGGCAACGGGCGACCCTGGATCTGGTGAATCAATTCAACGCGATGCACCAGGCGCAGCGCGGAGCCGACTCACACCTAGAGGCCCGCATTCGCGCTTATGAGCTGGCTTTCCGGATGCAGTCCGCTGCGCCTGACGCGGTGGACATTTCCGAAGAATCCGCAGCGACTCAAACCCTGTACGGACTGGATGACCCGACCACCCGGGAATTCGGCACCCGCTGTCTGCTGGCCCGGCGCATGATCGAGCGGGGCGTGCGTTTTGTGCAGCTCTACTCAGGCGATACGAATGGCTGGGATGCGCATGAGGACGTGCTGAAAAACCATACGGAATACTGCGCGCGCACGGACAAGCCGGTGGCGGGTCTCATCCGGGACCTGAAACAGCGCGGGCTGCTGGAAGATACGCTGGTGATCTGGGGCGGTGAATTTGGCCGCATGCCCATGAGTGAAAAAGGCGTGGGCCGCGATCACAACCCGTGGGGTTACAGCACGGTCTTTTTTGGGGCAGGTGTGAAACACGGTCATGTCCACGGAGCAACCGATGATGTGGGCCTGCGCGCAGTGCAGGACAAAGTGCATGTGCATGACCTGCACGCCACCATCCTGCACCTCCTAGGCATGGATCACGAAAGCCTGACCTACCGCCACAATGGCCGGGATGAACGCCTGACGGATGTAGCGGGCCATGTGGTGAAGGGTATCCTGACCTGA
- a CDS encoding putative manganese-dependent inorganic diphosphatase translates to MSDPIYVIGHRNPDTDAICAAIGYAAYLRCVREDEVIAACCGEINARTNWVLKLAGAAAPKLLLDVRPTAAIVGRKEVLTASPNETFLSVYRKMLEHNFRSIPVVNGEQKLIGMPTIQEMAQLFLPSESTHKAANREVRTCVRNMVTALGGQLIGDTSGVDEVEDLILVVAASSEDTSRDRAKQFPPRQLVLVTGDRPEIHKLALELGVRCLVVTGGFMPQDDLLKQAQEKGICVIVAPQDTASASQLIRFSRPIGEAAHEYLSFTSRTPLREMIHVVQNSHQPLFPVIDEESGKLEGVFSKSDLVEVPRTKLVLVDHNEFSQAVAGADEAEIIEVIDHHRLSGNLRTKEPVRFINEPVGSTSTIVGIMYKMRGLTPDKSTSICLCAGLISDTLNLTSPTTTNTDREILAWLAEVAGIDAAQFVKDFFAAGSLLREATPARAIEGDRKVFEENGWRISISQIEEMGLDEFWKKQAELHAALVALCAAHDLHFACLMVTDITAHHSVLLVAGDKRVEAAIDVDYHERSPQIYDMPGVVSRKKQLFPYLSNLVSKLTPP, encoded by the coding sequence ATGTCCGACCCCATTTATGTCATCGGCCACCGCAATCCGGATACGGACGCGATCTGCGCGGCCATCGGTTACGCCGCTTACTTGCGCTGTGTGCGTGAGGATGAAGTCATCGCGGCCTGTTGTGGGGAGATCAATGCCCGGACAAACTGGGTGCTGAAACTGGCCGGTGCGGCCGCGCCAAAGCTGCTGCTGGATGTGCGCCCGACGGCGGCCATCGTGGGTCGCAAGGAAGTGCTCACCGCCTCCCCCAATGAGACGTTTCTCTCCGTCTATCGCAAGATGCTGGAGCACAATTTCCGCTCCATCCCCGTGGTGAATGGCGAGCAAAAGCTCATCGGCATGCCGACCATCCAGGAGATGGCGCAGCTTTTCCTGCCCAGTGAATCCACCCACAAAGCGGCTAACCGCGAGGTGCGCACCTGTGTGAGAAACATGGTCACCGCCCTCGGGGGGCAGTTGATCGGAGATACCTCGGGCGTGGATGAGGTGGAAGACTTGATCCTCGTCGTCGCGGCCTCCAGCGAAGACACCTCACGCGACCGAGCCAAACAATTCCCGCCCCGCCAGCTCGTGCTCGTCACGGGAGATCGCCCAGAGATTCACAAACTGGCGCTGGAACTGGGCGTTCGTTGCCTCGTCGTCACCGGTGGTTTCATGCCGCAGGATGACCTGCTAAAACAGGCGCAGGAAAAAGGCATCTGTGTGATCGTGGCCCCGCAGGATACAGCCAGTGCCTCGCAGCTCATCCGTTTCTCTCGCCCCATCGGCGAGGCAGCGCATGAGTATCTCTCCTTCACCTCTCGCACCCCTTTGCGGGAAATGATCCACGTGGTGCAAAATTCGCATCAGCCTCTGTTCCCCGTCATTGATGAGGAATCGGGCAAACTGGAAGGTGTGTTTTCCAAGTCCGACCTGGTGGAGGTGCCGCGCACCAAACTGGTGCTGGTGGACCACAATGAATTTAGCCAGGCCGTGGCCGGAGCGGATGAGGCGGAAATCATTGAGGTGATTGATCACCACCGCCTCAGCGGCAATCTGCGCACGAAAGAACCTGTGCGTTTCATCAATGAACCCGTGGGCAGCACCAGCACCATCGTGGGCATCATGTATAAGATGCGCGGGCTGACACCCGATAAGTCCACCTCCATCTGCCTGTGTGCGGGATTGATCTCTGACACGCTGAATCTCACCAGCCCGACCACGACGAACACGGACCGGGAAATCCTGGCCTGGCTGGCCGAGGTGGCGGGCATTGATGCCGCGCAGTTTGTGAAAGACTTCTTTGCCGCAGGTTCCCTGCTCCGCGAGGCCACCCCAGCCCGTGCCATCGAGGGAGATCGCAAGGTCTTCGAGGAAAACGGCTGGCGCATCAGCATCAGCCAGATCGAAGAAATGGGCCTGGACGAATTCTGGAAAAAGCAGGCCGAGTTGCACGCTGCGCTGGTGGCGCTGTGCGCCGCGCATGACCTGCATTTTGCCTGCCTCATGGTCACAGACATCACCGCTCACCACAGCGTGCTGCTGGTCGCCGGGGATAAGCGGGTGGAAGCCGCCATTGATGTAGATTACCACGAACGCAGCCCGCAGATCTATGACATGCCGGGCGTGGTCAGCCGCAAGAAACAGCTCTTCCCTTACCTGAGCAATTTGGTCAGCAAGCTGACGCCGCCCTGA
- a CDS encoding sialate O-acetylesterase — MICRLFLTSLLAGAAVVTALAEDLPLPQARVILAPGSEYSETARVWQGIPGIERAPKGRLWSTWYSGDEGEGAIGNYALVATSGDDGKHWSKPFVIEGPKGTKIGDPIPWLDPKGRLWVFYNQLTEKTATRPTLRGTCAIRCDDPDKATPTWSAPFLVAKDGILFGKPIIRSSGGWLAPFFLMGNQAGRPETCTLLSLNEGESWEWHGGTSIPEPLRNFSEATLAQRKDGSIWMVIRTSKGLYESTSKDEGKTWSEAIAMPQFEGPSTRACMMKLASGAFLLIYHDAKKLKSGAYPRTRLTAWLSDDEGRTWPLRLLVDERSSVSYPDAIQAPDGRIYITYDHGRYNAGEKEVLVAIVSEEDLRAGKFVSQGSAQRLVVNRTLGYGNHSDKRTEAEVAAKLPPKEKLHLYLLIGQSNMAGRGVLDTEKRLSRQRVLKFSPNNKWTHGIEPLHHDKPAAVGAGLGMSFAREMAEAYPEATIGLIPCAVGGTPLERWEKGGDLYAQALERARLAMKDGTIKGILWHQGEADSGHEGKSKSYADRLAKMIVDLRADLGSGELPFVAGKLGEFLALESKEKQPSYWPLVNELIASIPARVPKTAVVESTDLKHKGDQVHFDTPSLRTFGQRYASAMKLLQK; from the coding sequence ATGATTTGTCGTCTCTTTCTTACGTCCCTTCTGGCTGGTGCGGCTGTGGTCACGGCCTTGGCTGAAGACCTACCTCTGCCTCAGGCCCGGGTGATCCTGGCCCCGGGGTCAGAATACAGCGAAACCGCCCGGGTGTGGCAGGGCATCCCGGGCATCGAGAGAGCCCCCAAGGGCCGCCTTTGGTCCACCTGGTACAGCGGTGATGAAGGCGAGGGCGCGATCGGCAATTACGCGCTGGTGGCGACCAGCGGAGACGATGGCAAACACTGGTCGAAACCCTTCGTCATCGAAGGGCCGAAGGGCACCAAGATCGGCGACCCCATACCCTGGCTGGACCCCAAAGGGCGGCTGTGGGTATTTTACAATCAGCTCACCGAAAAGACCGCCACCCGCCCCACCCTACGCGGCACCTGCGCCATCCGCTGTGATGATCCGGACAAGGCCACGCCCACCTGGTCCGCCCCTTTCCTGGTGGCCAAAGACGGCATCCTTTTTGGCAAGCCCATCATCCGCTCCAGCGGCGGCTGGCTGGCCCCCTTTTTCCTCATGGGAAACCAGGCGGGCAGGCCAGAGACCTGCACTCTACTGAGCCTGAATGAAGGTGAATCCTGGGAATGGCACGGCGGCACCAGCATCCCGGAGCCGCTGAGGAATTTCAGCGAGGCCACCCTGGCCCAGCGAAAAGATGGCAGCATTTGGATGGTCATCCGCACCTCCAAAGGGCTCTATGAAAGCACGTCCAAAGACGAGGGGAAAACTTGGTCCGAAGCCATCGCCATGCCGCAGTTTGAAGGGCCTTCCACCCGCGCCTGCATGATGAAGCTGGCTTCGGGTGCTTTTCTCCTCATCTACCACGATGCTAAAAAGCTGAAGAGTGGGGCCTATCCCCGCACCCGCCTCACGGCCTGGCTTTCAGACGATGAAGGCCGCACCTGGCCGCTCCGTCTGCTGGTGGATGAGCGCAGCAGTGTCTCTTACCCCGATGCCATCCAGGCCCCGGATGGCCGCATCTACATCACCTATGATCACGGGCGCTACAATGCGGGTGAAAAGGAGGTGCTGGTCGCCATCGTCAGCGAAGAAGATCTGCGCGCTGGCAAATTTGTTTCCCAAGGCTCAGCCCAGCGTCTGGTGGTGAATCGCACGCTCGGTTATGGAAACCATTCAGACAAACGCACGGAGGCCGAAGTGGCTGCCAAACTACCGCCCAAGGAAAAGCTGCATCTCTACCTACTCATCGGTCAGTCCAACATGGCCGGACGCGGCGTGCTGGATACGGAAAAGCGCCTCTCCCGGCAGCGCGTGCTGAAGTTCTCGCCTAACAATAAGTGGACTCACGGCATCGAGCCCCTGCATCATGACAAACCGGCGGCGGTCGGCGCAGGATTGGGCATGAGCTTTGCGCGTGAGATGGCGGAGGCGTATCCTGAGGCCACCATAGGTTTGATCCCCTGCGCCGTCGGCGGCACGCCGCTGGAGCGTTGGGAAAAAGGCGGTGACCTTTATGCTCAGGCGCTGGAGCGTGCTCGCTTGGCCATGAAAGACGGCACCATCAAAGGCATCCTCTGGCACCAGGGGGAAGCGGACTCAGGCCATGAAGGTAAGTCCAAGAGTTATGCTGATCGTTTGGCTAAAATGATCGTGGATCTGCGGGCGGATCTCGGTTCTGGCGAGCTGCCATTCGTGGCTGGGAAACTGGGCGAGTTCCTGGCGCTGGAGTCCAAGGAAAAACAGCCCAGCTACTGGCCGCTGGTGAATGAACTGATCGCTTCCATCCCGGCTCGTGTGCCGAAGACCGCTGTGGTCGAATCCACGGATCTCAAACACAAAGGCGACCAAGTTCATTTCGACACTCCTTCACTGCGGACCTTTGGCCAGCGATATGCGTCGGCGATGAAGCTTTTGCAGAAGTAA
- a CDS encoding DUF1549 and DUF1553 domain-containing protein — translation MKLQILTLSLILGVMSAHGRAIRASTDPVKDEAPITAKDQEHWAFQPLPKKAEGSLDAFIEAQLTEAGLKRSPQAPAETLIRRITFDLTGLPPVPEQVAAFKIAFQKAPQQALEALMDDLLASPQYGEHWAQWWLDMARFAETDGFEHDRERSRAWQYRDWVVEALNKDQPFDDFVRQQIAGDLLPQGEAVATGFLFSGPDMPDLNNQDERRHVLLNEITTTVGSVFLGLTIGCAQCHDHAYDPLSQADFYRLRAFFSRAVLTKSDRPLGPSVREYTERVPASVVYVRGDFRRPGPAIDPGFPRIGGGLNQPAQDRTDLAHWITRPDNALFLRTMANRLWQQHFGRPLAPTPGDLGVQSEVPTHPALLNWLAAELPRQGWSLKKMHKLILMSATYQQTTQPAAMNEEAVNLYAAMPRRRLTGEMLRDAMLRVTGQLNLKAGGPGVHLPLPKEISGTLLKKQAAVTEDLTEQKRRSLYIFARRNARQPIFDLFDRPDALASCSRREQSTTAPQALLMMNSEFTQSMAFSLAQQAQERHGSDTPSLITWIAQRCFARRATAAEQSLGESFIQAQIPRAGSFQEALADYCLAVLNANEFVYID, via the coding sequence ATGAAGCTGCAGATCCTCACTTTGTCACTGATCCTCGGCGTAATGTCTGCCCATGGGCGCGCGATCCGCGCCTCGACCGATCCAGTGAAGGACGAAGCACCGATCACGGCCAAAGATCAAGAGCACTGGGCTTTTCAGCCATTGCCGAAGAAAGCCGAGGGTTCATTGGACGCCTTCATTGAGGCCCAACTCACCGAGGCGGGGCTCAAACGCTCTCCCCAGGCCCCGGCGGAGACGTTGATCCGGCGAATCACCTTTGACCTCACAGGGCTGCCACCAGTACCGGAGCAAGTTGCAGCGTTTAAGATCGCTTTCCAGAAGGCCCCTCAGCAAGCGCTGGAGGCACTGATGGATGACCTGCTAGCCAGCCCCCAGTATGGCGAACACTGGGCGCAGTGGTGGCTGGACATGGCCCGCTTTGCCGAGACGGACGGGTTTGAGCATGATCGCGAACGCAGCCGGGCCTGGCAGTATCGCGACTGGGTGGTCGAGGCGCTGAACAAGGACCAGCCCTTTGATGACTTCGTGCGGCAGCAGATAGCCGGCGACCTTTTGCCCCAGGGTGAGGCCGTGGCCACGGGATTTCTTTTCTCGGGTCCCGACATGCCCGACCTCAACAATCAGGACGAGCGCCGCCATGTGTTGCTGAATGAAATCACTACCACGGTGGGCTCCGTCTTTCTTGGCCTAACCATTGGTTGCGCACAGTGTCATGACCATGCTTATGATCCCCTGAGCCAAGCGGACTTCTACCGGCTGCGGGCTTTTTTTAGCCGAGCGGTGCTGACGAAAAGTGATCGCCCGTTAGGCCCGTCCGTGCGTGAATACACGGAAAGAGTACCTGCCAGCGTGGTCTATGTGAGGGGAGATTTCCGCCGCCCTGGACCTGCCATTGATCCAGGCTTTCCACGCATCGGCGGTGGCTTAAACCAGCCTGCTCAGGACCGCACGGACCTCGCCCACTGGATCACACGCCCAGACAATGCCCTATTCCTGCGGACCATGGCCAATCGTCTCTGGCAGCAGCACTTTGGCAGACCTCTGGCTCCCACTCCAGGTGATCTCGGCGTGCAGAGTGAGGTCCCCACACATCCGGCTTTGTTAAACTGGCTGGCGGCAGAACTTCCACGGCAAGGCTGGAGCCTGAAAAAGATGCACAAGCTCATCCTCATGTCCGCCACTTACCAGCAGACCACCCAGCCCGCAGCGATGAATGAAGAGGCGGTGAATCTTTATGCGGCCATGCCGAGACGGCGGCTCACGGGTGAGATGCTGCGCGATGCGATGCTGAGGGTCACGGGCCAGCTCAATCTCAAAGCGGGAGGTCCAGGAGTACACCTGCCACTGCCGAAAGAGATCAGCGGGACGCTGCTGAAAAAACAGGCCGCCGTGACGGAAGACCTCACCGAGCAGAAACGCCGCAGCCTCTACATCTTTGCCCGGCGAAATGCCCGCCAGCCCATTTTTGACCTCTTTGATCGGCCAGATGCCCTTGCGAGTTGCTCACGCCGTGAGCAATCCACCACGGCACCGCAGGCTCTGCTGATGATGAATTCTGAGTTTACCCAGTCCATGGCCTTCTCCTTGGCCCAACAAGCGCAGGAACGGCACGGATCAGATACCCCAAGTCTGATCACCTGGATTGCACAGCGCTGTTTTGCACGCCGGGCGACGGCAGCCGAACAAAGCCTGGGGGAGTCCTTCATTCAGGCCCAGATTCCCCGGGCAGGCAGTTTCCAGGAGGCTTTGGCGGATTATTGCCTGGCGGTGTTGAATGCGAATGAGTTCGTCTATATAGACTGA
- a CDS encoding helix-turn-helix domain-containing protein, whose amino-acid sequence MLLLYPTFESRWLGASPQHGGDHWLQALRPGAVMALLLLQGSVRVDWGLSSHREIAGNTLIWLNTSVALPSSLRLVGNPGHEALALHFPVEWVHSSLLSLRQEMSADFRTLLLGPHPVTPLITRPLEAEDRAWSRSLMAPTLCAAARHLLEGSRMSEFFFRKVLTESRGEELFCTRTRRLALERVAKVRTALLADLENPPTLEEMARLCGCNPQYLSRTFSETAGTTISLFLRRLRIERAAEMLAQGQANASEAALEVGYRSLSHFSQAFRAEKGLTPSEWVRRPTAANAR is encoded by the coding sequence GTGTTACTGCTTTATCCCACTTTCGAAAGCCGCTGGTTGGGGGCTAGCCCCCAGCATGGCGGCGACCATTGGCTGCAGGCCCTGCGCCCAGGTGCGGTGATGGCTCTGCTCCTGCTCCAGGGCAGCGTGCGAGTGGACTGGGGACTTTCCAGCCACCGGGAGATCGCGGGAAATACGCTCATTTGGCTGAATACCTCCGTGGCCCTGCCCAGCAGCCTGCGCCTGGTGGGCAATCCAGGCCATGAGGCCTTGGCGCTGCACTTTCCGGTGGAGTGGGTGCATAGCAGTCTGCTCAGCCTGCGCCAGGAGATGTCGGCAGACTTCCGCACCCTGCTGCTGGGGCCCCACCCCGTCACCCCGCTCATCACCCGTCCGCTGGAGGCCGAGGACCGCGCCTGGAGTCGCAGCCTCATGGCCCCCACGCTGTGTGCCGCGGCCCGCCACTTGCTGGAAGGCAGCCGCATGAGCGAATTCTTCTTCCGCAAAGTCCTCACCGAGTCCCGGGGAGAAGAGCTCTTTTGCACCCGCACCCGCCGGCTGGCACTGGAGCGCGTGGCCAAAGTGCGAACGGCCTTGCTGGCCGATTTGGAGAATCCACCCACGCTGGAAGAGATGGCCCGCCTCTGTGGGTGCAATCCCCAGTACCTTTCCCGTACCTTTTCAGAGACGGCAGGCACCACCATCAGCCTCTTCCTCCGTCGGTTGCGCATCGAGCGCGCGGCGGAGATGCTGGCTCAGGGGCAGGCCAATGCCAGCGAGGCGGCCCTGGAAGTGGGCTACCGCAGTCTCAGCCACTTCAGCCAGGCCTTCCGTGCTGAAAAGGGCCTGACCCCCAGCGAATGGGTGCGCCGACCCACGGCGGCAAACGCCCGTTAA
- a CDS encoding lactonase family protein has protein sequence MNRASLSFLFAALTTTAIAGDNYLVYFGCYTNAKSGSKGIYVSNFNSASGEISDPQLAVETGSPSFLAIHPSKKYLYAVGEMPTADKKAGGVSAFSIALPEGKLTPINQVSSVGAGPCHVSLDRTGKMAMVANYGGGSVASYALGQDGSLGEAATFVQHEGSSVNAKRQAGPHGHSINPSPDNRFALACDLGLDKVLIYKIDPVTGQMTAHGHGTVPPGSGPRHLAFHPNGRHVFVNNEMLMTVTSFDYDAEKGALKEISTVSTLPEADRGKEGFSTAETVVHPNGKVVYVSNRTHDTIAVFTCDPETGKLTLIQNAAAEGQIPRNFNLDPSGKWMLVAHQNSNTAALFKVDAETGKLTFTGKKVNVGGSVCVRFLALE, from the coding sequence ATGAACCGCGCTTCCCTTTCCTTTCTTTTTGCCGCCCTGACCACCACCGCCATCGCGGGGGATAACTACCTCGTTTACTTTGGCTGTTACACGAATGCGAAGTCCGGTAGCAAGGGTATCTACGTCTCGAATTTCAACAGCGCCAGCGGTGAGATTAGCGATCCCCAACTGGCCGTGGAAACGGGCAGCCCCAGCTTTCTCGCCATCCACCCCAGCAAGAAGTATCTCTACGCCGTGGGGGAAATGCCCACAGCAGATAAAAAAGCCGGTGGCGTCAGCGCTTTTAGCATCGCCTTACCTGAGGGGAAACTGACCCCCATCAATCAAGTCTCCTCCGTTGGGGCAGGGCCCTGCCATGTCTCTCTGGACCGCACGGGCAAGATGGCCATGGTGGCGAACTACGGCGGCGGTAGTGTGGCCAGTTACGCCCTGGGGCAGGATGGCTCCCTGGGAGAGGCGGCCACGTTTGTGCAGCATGAAGGCAGCAGTGTGAATGCCAAGCGCCAGGCCGGTCCCCACGGCCATAGCATCAATCCCAGCCCGGATAACCGCTTTGCCCTCGCCTGTGACCTGGGCCTGGACAAGGTACTCATCTACAAGATCGATCCCGTGACGGGCCAGATGACCGCCCACGGCCACGGCACGGTGCCCCCCGGCAGCGGCCCGCGCCACCTGGCCTTTCACCCGAATGGCAGGCATGTCTTCGTGAACAACGAGATGCTCATGACGGTGACCTCCTTTGACTACGATGCGGAAAAAGGCGCGCTCAAGGAGATCTCCACCGTCTCCACCCTCCCCGAGGCGGATCGTGGCAAAGAAGGCTTCAGCACGGCGGAGACCGTCGTCCACCCGAATGGCAAAGTAGTCTATGTTTCCAACCGCACGCACGATACCATCGCCGTTTTCACCTGCGATCCTGAAACGGGCAAGCTCACGCTCATCCAAAACGCTGCCGCGGAGGGGCAAATCCCGCGTAACTTCAATCTCGATCCCTCCGGCAAGTGGATGCTCGTCGCGCACCAAAACAGCAATACCGCCGCCCTTTTTAAGGTGGATGCAGAGACAGGTAAGCTGACTTTCACCGGCAAAAAAGTGAATGTCGGAGGCAGTGTTTGCGTTCGTTTCCTAGCCCTGGAATAG
- the gcvT gene encoding glycine cleavage system aminomethyltransferase GcvT, whose product MSDAPLLRTPLYDSHVALGGKVIPFAGWEMPVQYTGIVQEHHAVRKAVGVFDISHMGQFIVSGSGALAFLNRALTNDVSKLEIGQGQYSLLLNEQGGVIDDLILYRTEASEFFLVVNASKIDEDWAQFHRLITETENVCFRNYSSSTGGLAIQGPKSRAVFEKVFGPSVTFPEHNTIVTSEDEIGPSWLCGTGYTGEEGFEFFMPAATAPEWFDRLVTAAREEGGLPCGLGARDTLRLEMGYPLNGNDLFPDKTPLQAGLGFFVASDKENFVGKAALLAQKEAGLPSKLVAFKMTGTAPPPRPHYPVLHGGQVVGEVASGTQSPSLSTGIGMAYLPLEATKIGTVIEIEIRGRNFPAEVVKKPFWKKA is encoded by the coding sequence ATGTCCGATGCCCCGCTCCTCCGCACGCCCCTTTATGACAGCCATGTGGCCCTGGGAGGGAAAGTTATTCCTTTCGCCGGCTGGGAGATGCCGGTGCAGTACACGGGCATCGTGCAGGAGCACCACGCGGTGAGGAAAGCCGTCGGCGTCTTTGACATCTCGCACATGGGCCAGTTCATCGTTAGCGGCAGCGGCGCGCTGGCCTTTTTAAACCGGGCCCTGACGAATGATGTGTCCAAGCTGGAGATCGGCCAGGGGCAGTATTCCTTGCTGCTCAATGAACAAGGCGGGGTGATTGATGACCTCATCCTTTACCGCACAGAAGCGTCGGAATTTTTCCTCGTGGTCAATGCCAGCAAGATTGACGAAGACTGGGCGCAATTTCACCGCCTGATCACCGAAACTGAGAACGTATGTTTTCGCAATTACAGCTCCTCCACAGGCGGTCTAGCCATCCAAGGGCCCAAAAGCCGAGCCGTATTTGAAAAGGTCTTCGGCCCTAGCGTTACCTTTCCCGAACATAACACCATCGTCACCTCGGAAGATGAGATCGGCCCTTCCTGGCTCTGCGGCACTGGCTATACCGGGGAGGAAGGTTTTGAATTTTTCATGCCCGCCGCCACCGCACCGGAATGGTTTGACCGCCTGGTCACCGCCGCCCGCGAGGAAGGTGGTCTGCCCTGTGGCCTGGGAGCCCGTGACACGCTGCGGCTGGAAATGGGCTACCCACTGAATGGCAACGACCTCTTTCCCGACAAGACACCGCTCCAGGCGGGACTCGGATTTTTCGTCGCTTCCGACAAAGAAAACTTCGTCGGCAAAGCCGCTCTACTAGCGCAAAAGGAGGCAGGTTTGCCCAGCAAGCTCGTCGCCTTTAAAATGACTGGCACCGCACCGCCACCGCGCCCCCACTATCCGGTGCTTCACGGGGGGCAAGTCGTGGGTGAAGTCGCCAGTGGCACGCAATCCCCGAGCCTGAGCACTGGCATCGGCATGGCGTACCTGCCGCTGGAGGCTACGAAAATCGGCACCGTGATCGAGATCGAGATCCGAGGGAGAAACTTCCCAGCGGAAGTGGTGAAAAAGCCGTTTTGGAAGAAGGCCTAG
- a CDS encoding alpha/beta hydrolase, with product MRFSLLLPALLATATASWAADQPAALLLWEKGAPGSEARAAEPEKQEGSNVMNVHAPTITPYIPTKDATGVAVIIAPGGGHSKLCLGHEGYALAEWFRDHGIAAFVLKYRLAREKGSTYTIQDHAMADARRAIRTVRSRAQEWGINPERIGIMGFSAGGELAAFAAMKNDPGQADAADVIERVSSRPDFQALIYPGTSGLFSAEKGMPPLFIACGYSDRPDISEGMASLYLKYKAAGVKAELHIYSEAGHGFGYKPGTKTAAGRWPQRFTEWLQDSGLMNHEIKPTK from the coding sequence ATGCGCTTTTCCCTTCTCCTGCCCGCTCTTCTCGCCACGGCCACTGCCTCTTGGGCAGCCGACCAACCTGCCGCCCTGCTCCTCTGGGAAAAAGGTGCCCCCGGCTCCGAAGCCCGCGCTGCAGAGCCTGAGAAGCAGGAAGGCAGCAATGTGATGAACGTGCATGCGCCGACGATCACCCCCTACATCCCGACGAAGGATGCCACGGGAGTGGCTGTCATCATTGCCCCTGGCGGTGGGCACTCGAAGCTGTGCCTGGGCCACGAAGGTTACGCCCTGGCCGAGTGGTTTCGCGACCATGGCATCGCCGCGTTTGTTTTAAAGTACCGCCTCGCCCGGGAAAAAGGCAGCACCTACACCATCCAGGATCACGCCATGGCAGATGCCCGCCGCGCCATCCGCACGGTGCGTAGCCGCGCGCAGGAATGGGGCATCAATCCCGAACGCATCGGCATCATGGGCTTTTCCGCTGGCGGTGAACTGGCTGCCTTTGCCGCCATGAAAAATGACCCTGGTCAGGCCGATGCCGCTGATGTCATCGAGCGCGTCAGCAGCCGCCCCGATTTCCAGGCCCTGATCTATCCCGGCACCTCCGGCCTCTTCTCTGCGGAAAAGGGCATGCCCCCACTCTTCATCGCCTGTGGTTACAGCGACCGCCCCGACATCTCCGAAGGCATGGCCTCTCTGTATCTCAAATACAAGGCCGCCGGTGTGAAAGCGGAACTGCACATTTACAGCGAAGCCGGCCACGGCTTTGGCTACAAGCCCGGAACGAAAACCGCCGCAGGTCGCTGGCCCCAGCGCTTCACGGAATGGCTGCAAGACAGCGGGCTGATGAACCACGAAATCAAACCAACAAAATGA